In Eubalaena glacialis isolate mEubGla1 chromosome 3, mEubGla1.1.hap2.+ XY, whole genome shotgun sequence, the following are encoded in one genomic region:
- the BLACAT1 gene encoding bladder cancer associated transcript 1, producing MPQFTFACFCGLHGFCKMKRKKEEVHRERETAV from the coding sequence atGCCCCAGTTCACTTTCGCTTGCTTCTGTGGCCTCCACGGTTTCTGcaagatgaagaggaagaaggaagaagttcACAGAGAGCGGGAAACGGCGGTGTGA